The Streptomyces sp. RKAG293 genome includes a region encoding these proteins:
- a CDS encoding MoxR family ATPase — protein MSAPTADSARTSLEALRTEIAKAVVGQDAAVTGLVVALLCRGHVLLEGVPGVAKTLLVRALAASLQLETKRVQFTPDLMPGDVTGSLVYDARTAEFSFQPGPVFTNLLIADEINRTPPKTQASLLEAMEERQVSVDGTPRPLPDPFLVAATQNPVEYEGTYPLPEAQLDRFLLKLILPLPSRATEIDVLTRHAEGFNPRDLAGAGLRPVAGPDDLEAARSAVAKTSVSPEITGYIVDLCRATRESPSFSLGVSPRGATALLATSRAWAWLTGRDYVTPDDVKALALPTLRHRVQLRPEAEMEGVTADSVITAILAHVPVPR, from the coding sequence GTGAGCGCCCCGACAGCCGACAGTGCCCGCACCTCACTCGAGGCCCTGCGCACCGAAATCGCCAAGGCCGTCGTCGGCCAGGACGCAGCAGTCACCGGCCTGGTGGTGGCGCTGCTGTGCCGTGGCCATGTCCTCCTGGAAGGCGTCCCCGGAGTCGCCAAGACCCTCCTGGTCCGCGCCCTGGCAGCTTCGCTCCAACTGGAGACCAAGCGCGTCCAGTTCACGCCCGACCTCATGCCCGGCGACGTCACCGGCTCCCTCGTCTACGACGCCCGCACCGCCGAGTTCTCCTTCCAGCCGGGCCCGGTGTTCACCAACCTCCTGATCGCCGACGAGATCAACCGCACCCCGCCCAAGACCCAGGCCTCCCTCCTCGAAGCGATGGAGGAACGCCAGGTATCGGTCGACGGCACTCCGCGCCCCCTCCCCGACCCGTTCCTGGTCGCGGCCACCCAGAACCCGGTCGAGTACGAGGGCACCTATCCCCTCCCCGAAGCCCAACTCGACCGATTCCTGCTGAAGCTGATCCTTCCGCTCCCCTCCCGAGCCACCGAGATAGACGTCCTCACCCGGCACGCGGAAGGCTTCAACCCCCGGGACCTCGCGGGCGCCGGCCTGCGGCCGGTGGCGGGCCCCGACGACCTCGAAGCCGCCCGCTCCGCCGTCGCCAAGACGTCCGTCTCCCCCGAGATCACCGGCTACATCGTCGACCTCTGCAGAGCCACCCGAGAATCCCCCTCCTTCAGCCTCGGAGTGTCACCGCGCGGTGCGACCGCCCTGCTGGCGACCTCCCGCGCCTGGGCCTGGCTCACCGGCCGGGACTACGTCACTCCCGACGACGTCAAGGCCCTCGCCCTGCCCACCCTCCGCCACCGGGTGCAACTCCGGCCCGAGGCCGAGATGGAGGGGGTGACGGCCGACTCGGTCATCACCGCGATCCTCGCCCACGTCCCCGTGCCCCGCTAG